The Cydia amplana chromosome 19, ilCydAmpl1.1, whole genome shotgun sequence genome includes a window with the following:
- the LOC134656875 gene encoding glucose dehydrogenase [FAD, quinone] isoform X2, with the protein MLFMGLLEVFLRSQCDLEDPCGRAQYRRHMDSVYDFIVVGGGSAGSVVAARLSEVPEWRVLLLEAGFDEPTGTQVPSMFLNFIGSSIDWGYQTEPEPAACLGETDRKCYWPRGKVLGGTSVMNGMMYMRGSRADYDSWAAAGNEGWGYEDVLPFFLKSEDNKQLKEMDAGYHGTGGPLTVSQFPYHPPLSYSIVKAGEELGYQARDLNGAQHTGFSIAQTTNRNGSRLSVARAFLRPAKHRPNLHVMLNATVARVLINQTTRQAYAVEVKNSHGGTEVIFANNEIILSSGAVGSPQILQLSGVGDPAVLRRAGVKPVHNLPTVGKNLHNHVAHFLNFFVNDNNTAPLNWATAMEYLLFRDGLMSGTGISEVTAYINSKYANPADDNPDIQLFFGGFLADCAKTGMVGEKLDNGSRTIQIIPTVLHPKSRGRLEIRSADPFEHPKIFANYLTHPDDVKTLIEGIKFAIKLSETKALKRYGVKLDKTPVKGCEKIKFGCDAYWECAVRMLTAPENHQAGSCKMGPRGDQTAVVDNLLQVQGLDRLRVADASVMPAVTSGNTNAPTIMIGERAADFIKQRWLSNTQAPFPLSTHGGVSNTLQASDSQLHPVWQRY; encoded by the exons ATGCTGTTCATGGGCCTGCTGGAAGTGTTTCTACGGAGTCAGTGTGACCTGGAGGACCCTTGTGGACGTGCACAG TACCGTCGGCACATGGACTCGGTATACGACTTCATCGTAGTCGGCGGAGGGTCAGCAGGATCAGTGGTGGCTGCGCGGCTATCGGAGGTTCCCGAGTGGAGGGTGCTCCTACTAGAAGCTG GGTTTGACGAGCCGACAGGAACGCAGGTTCCATCCATGTTCCTAAACTTCATCGGATCCAGCATTGACTGGGGGTACCAGACGGAGCCAGAACCCGCAGCATGTCTGGGAGAAACTGATCGGAAGTGCTACTGGCCGAGAGGAAAG GTTCTCGGCGGCACGTCAGTGATGAACGGGATGATGTACATGCGTGGTTCCCGAGCCGACTACGATAGCTGGGCGGCCGCTGGCAACGAGGGTTGGGGCTACGAGGACGTTCTACCGTTCTTCCTCAAGTCCGAGGATAACAAGCAGTTGAAG GAAATGGACGCAGGCTACCACGGCACTGGCGGGCCGCTCACAGTGTCTCAGTTCCCTTACCATCCACCGCTGAGCTACAGCATCGTTAAAGCCGGAGAGGAGTTAG GCTACCAAGCCCGCGACCTGAACGGCGCACAGCACACCGGGTTCTCCATCGCCCAGACCACGAACCGCAACGGCTCGCGGCTGTCGGTCGCCCGCGCCTTCCTGCGGCCCGCCAAGCACCGGCCCAACCTGCACGTGATGCTGAACGCCACTGTGGCCAGGGTGCTGATCAACCAGACCACCAGGCAGGCGTATGCTGTGGAGGTGAAGAACAGCCATGGCGGAACTGAGGTCATCTTCGCTAACAACGAAATTATATTAAG TTCGGGTGCAGTTGGCTCTCCCCAAATCCTGCAACTGAGCGGCGTCGGCGACCCGGCGGTCCTGCGGCGCGCCGGCGTCAAGCCCGTCCACAACCTGCCCACTGTTGGGAAGAACTTACACAACCATGTGGCCCACTTCTTGAACTTCTTTGTCAATGATAATAACACGGCACCTCTAAACTGGGCAACAGCCATGGAGTATTTGCTGTTTAGAGATGGACTCATGTCTGGAACTG GTATATCCGAGGTGACAGCATACATCAACAGCAAATACGCGAACCCGGCGGACGACAACCCCGACATCCAGCTGTTCTTCGGCGGGTTCCTGGCCGACTGCGCCAAGACCGGCATGGTGGGAGAGAAACTGGACAACGGCTCCAGGACCATCCAGATTATACCCACCGTGCTTCATCCGAAGAGCAGAGGCCGGCTGGAGATTAGGAGTGCTGATCCATTCGAGCATCCCAAAATCTTTGCAAA CTACTTAACCCACCCAGACGACGTGAAGACCCTCATCGAAGGCATCAAGTTCGCCATCAAGCTCTCCGAGACCAAAGCCCTGAAGCGCTACGGAGTGAAACTCGACAAGACTCCAGTGAAAGGCTGTGAGAAGATCAAATTTGGGTGCGACGCGTACTGGGAGTGCGCTGTGCGGATGCTGACCGCGCCGGAGAACCATCAGGCCGGCAGCTGCAAGATGGGGCCGAGGGGAGACCAGACTGCCGTCGTTGATAACCTTCTGCAG GTGCAAGGCCTGGACAGACTGAGGGTAGCCGACGCCAGCGTCATGCCCGCGGTCACGTCTGGCAACACCAACGCTCCCACCATTATGATCGGCGAGCGCGCCGCGGACTTCATCAAGCAGCGCTGGCTGTCCAACACACAA GCCCCGTTCCCGCTGAGCACGCACGGAGGCGTCAGCAACACGCTTCAAGCCAGCGACTCCCAGCTACACCCCGTCTGGCAGAGATACTAA
- the LOC134656875 gene encoding glucose dehydrogenase [FAD, quinone] isoform X1 — MLFMCMGLLEVFLRSQCDLEDPCGRAQYRRHMDSVYDFIVVGGGSAGSVVAARLSEVPEWRVLLLEAGFDEPTGTQVPSMFLNFIGSSIDWGYQTEPEPAACLGETDRKCYWPRGKVLGGTSVMNGMMYMRGSRADYDSWAAAGNEGWGYEDVLPFFLKSEDNKQLKEMDAGYHGTGGPLTVSQFPYHPPLSYSIVKAGEELGYQARDLNGAQHTGFSIAQTTNRNGSRLSVARAFLRPAKHRPNLHVMLNATVARVLINQTTRQAYAVEVKNSHGGTEVIFANNEIILSSGAVGSPQILQLSGVGDPAVLRRAGVKPVHNLPTVGKNLHNHVAHFLNFFVNDNNTAPLNWATAMEYLLFRDGLMSGTGISEVTAYINSKYANPADDNPDIQLFFGGFLADCAKTGMVGEKLDNGSRTIQIIPTVLHPKSRGRLEIRSADPFEHPKIFANYLTHPDDVKTLIEGIKFAIKLSETKALKRYGVKLDKTPVKGCEKIKFGCDAYWECAVRMLTAPENHQAGSCKMGPRGDQTAVVDNLLQVQGLDRLRVADASVMPAVTSGNTNAPTIMIGERAADFIKQRWLSNTQAPFPLSTHGGVSNTLQASDSQLHPVWQRY, encoded by the exons ATGCTGTTCATGTGCATGGGACTGCTGGAAGTGTTTCTACGGAGCCAGTGTGATCTGGAGGACCCTTGTGGACGTGCACAG TACCGTCGGCACATGGACTCGGTATACGACTTCATCGTAGTCGGCGGAGGGTCAGCAGGATCAGTGGTGGCTGCGCGGCTATCGGAGGTTCCCGAGTGGAGGGTGCTCCTACTAGAAGCTG GGTTTGACGAGCCGACAGGAACGCAGGTTCCATCCATGTTCCTAAACTTCATCGGATCCAGCATTGACTGGGGGTACCAGACGGAGCCAGAACCCGCAGCATGTCTGGGAGAAACTGATCGGAAGTGCTACTGGCCGAGAGGAAAG GTTCTCGGCGGCACGTCAGTGATGAACGGGATGATGTACATGCGTGGTTCCCGAGCCGACTACGATAGCTGGGCGGCCGCTGGCAACGAGGGTTGGGGCTACGAGGACGTTCTACCGTTCTTCCTCAAGTCCGAGGATAACAAGCAGTTGAAG GAAATGGACGCAGGCTACCACGGCACTGGCGGGCCGCTCACAGTGTCTCAGTTCCCTTACCATCCACCGCTGAGCTACAGCATCGTTAAAGCCGGAGAGGAGTTAG GCTACCAAGCCCGCGACCTGAACGGCGCACAGCACACCGGGTTCTCCATCGCCCAGACCACGAACCGCAACGGCTCGCGGCTGTCGGTCGCCCGCGCCTTCCTGCGGCCCGCCAAGCACCGGCCCAACCTGCACGTGATGCTGAACGCCACTGTGGCCAGGGTGCTGATCAACCAGACCACCAGGCAGGCGTATGCTGTGGAGGTGAAGAACAGCCATGGCGGAACTGAGGTCATCTTCGCTAACAACGAAATTATATTAAG TTCGGGTGCAGTTGGCTCTCCCCAAATCCTGCAACTGAGCGGCGTCGGCGACCCGGCGGTCCTGCGGCGCGCCGGCGTCAAGCCCGTCCACAACCTGCCCACTGTTGGGAAGAACTTACACAACCATGTGGCCCACTTCTTGAACTTCTTTGTCAATGATAATAACACGGCACCTCTAAACTGGGCAACAGCCATGGAGTATTTGCTGTTTAGAGATGGACTCATGTCTGGAACTG GTATATCCGAGGTGACAGCATACATCAACAGCAAATACGCGAACCCGGCGGACGACAACCCCGACATCCAGCTGTTCTTCGGCGGGTTCCTGGCCGACTGCGCCAAGACCGGCATGGTGGGAGAGAAACTGGACAACGGCTCCAGGACCATCCAGATTATACCCACCGTGCTTCATCCGAAGAGCAGAGGCCGGCTGGAGATTAGGAGTGCTGATCCATTCGAGCATCCCAAAATCTTTGCAAA CTACTTAACCCACCCAGACGACGTGAAGACCCTCATCGAAGGCATCAAGTTCGCCATCAAGCTCTCCGAGACCAAAGCCCTGAAGCGCTACGGAGTGAAACTCGACAAGACTCCAGTGAAAGGCTGTGAGAAGATCAAATTTGGGTGCGACGCGTACTGGGAGTGCGCTGTGCGGATGCTGACCGCGCCGGAGAACCATCAGGCCGGCAGCTGCAAGATGGGGCCGAGGGGAGACCAGACTGCCGTCGTTGATAACCTTCTGCAG GTGCAAGGCCTGGACAGACTGAGGGTAGCCGACGCCAGCGTCATGCCCGCGGTCACGTCTGGCAACACCAACGCTCCCACCATTATGATCGGCGAGCGCGCCGCGGACTTCATCAAGCAGCGCTGGCTGTCCAACACACAA GCCCCGTTCCCGCTGAGCACGCACGGAGGCGTCAGCAACACGCTTCAAGCCAGCGACTCCCAGCTACACCCCGTCTGGCAGAGATACTAA
- the LOC134656875 gene encoding glucose dehydrogenase [FAD, quinone] isoform X3 — protein MALTCDCPMSQPGPTLAATCGGGAFMLFMGLLEVFLRSQCDLEDPCGRAQYRRHMDSVYDFIVVGGGSAGSVVAARLSEVPEWRVLLLEAGFDEPTGTQVPSMFLNFIGSSIDWGYQTEPEPAACLGETDRKCYWPRGKVLGGTSVMNGMMYMRGSRADYDSWAAAGNEGWGYEDVLPFFLKSEDNKQLKEMDAGYHGTGGPLTVSQFPYHPPLSYSIVKAGEELGYQARDLNGAQHTGFSIAQTTNRNGSRLSVARAFLRPAKHRPNLHVMLNATVARVLINQTTRQAYAVEVKNSHGGTEVIFANNEIILSSGAVGSPQILQLSGVGDPAVLRRAGVKPVHNLPTVGKNLHNHVAHFLNFFVNDNNTAPLNWATAMEYLLFRDGLMSGTGISEVTAYINSKYANPADDNPDIQLFFGGFLADCAKTGMVGEKLDNGSRTIQIIPTVLHPKSRGRLEIRSADPFEHPKIFANYLTHPDDVKTLIEGIKFAIKLSETKALKRYGVKLDKTPVKGCEKIKFGCDAYWECAVRMLTAPENHQAGSCKMGPRGDQTAVVDNLLQVQGLDRLRVADASVMPAVTSGNTNAPTIMIGERAADFIKQRWLSNTQAPFPLSTHGGVSNTLQASDSQLHPVWQRY, from the exons ATGGCTCTAACCTGCGACTGCCCGATGTCGCAGCCGGGGCCGACGCTCGCGGCAacctgcggcggcggcgccttcATGCTGTTCATGGGCCTGCTGGAAGTATTCTTGCGGAGCCAGTGTGATCTGGAGGACCCTTGTGGACGTGCACAG TACCGTCGGCACATGGACTCGGTATACGACTTCATCGTAGTCGGCGGAGGGTCAGCAGGATCAGTGGTGGCTGCGCGGCTATCGGAGGTTCCCGAGTGGAGGGTGCTCCTACTAGAAGCTG GGTTTGACGAGCCGACAGGAACGCAGGTTCCATCCATGTTCCTAAACTTCATCGGATCCAGCATTGACTGGGGGTACCAGACGGAGCCAGAACCCGCAGCATGTCTGGGAGAAACTGATCGGAAGTGCTACTGGCCGAGAGGAAAG GTTCTCGGCGGCACGTCAGTGATGAACGGGATGATGTACATGCGTGGTTCCCGAGCCGACTACGATAGCTGGGCGGCCGCTGGCAACGAGGGTTGGGGCTACGAGGACGTTCTACCGTTCTTCCTCAAGTCCGAGGATAACAAGCAGTTGAAG GAAATGGACGCAGGCTACCACGGCACTGGCGGGCCGCTCACAGTGTCTCAGTTCCCTTACCATCCACCGCTGAGCTACAGCATCGTTAAAGCCGGAGAGGAGTTAG GCTACCAAGCCCGCGACCTGAACGGCGCACAGCACACCGGGTTCTCCATCGCCCAGACCACGAACCGCAACGGCTCGCGGCTGTCGGTCGCCCGCGCCTTCCTGCGGCCCGCCAAGCACCGGCCCAACCTGCACGTGATGCTGAACGCCACTGTGGCCAGGGTGCTGATCAACCAGACCACCAGGCAGGCGTATGCTGTGGAGGTGAAGAACAGCCATGGCGGAACTGAGGTCATCTTCGCTAACAACGAAATTATATTAAG TTCGGGTGCAGTTGGCTCTCCCCAAATCCTGCAACTGAGCGGCGTCGGCGACCCGGCGGTCCTGCGGCGCGCCGGCGTCAAGCCCGTCCACAACCTGCCCACTGTTGGGAAGAACTTACACAACCATGTGGCCCACTTCTTGAACTTCTTTGTCAATGATAATAACACGGCACCTCTAAACTGGGCAACAGCCATGGAGTATTTGCTGTTTAGAGATGGACTCATGTCTGGAACTG GTATATCCGAGGTGACAGCATACATCAACAGCAAATACGCGAACCCGGCGGACGACAACCCCGACATCCAGCTGTTCTTCGGCGGGTTCCTGGCCGACTGCGCCAAGACCGGCATGGTGGGAGAGAAACTGGACAACGGCTCCAGGACCATCCAGATTATACCCACCGTGCTTCATCCGAAGAGCAGAGGCCGGCTGGAGATTAGGAGTGCTGATCCATTCGAGCATCCCAAAATCTTTGCAAA CTACTTAACCCACCCAGACGACGTGAAGACCCTCATCGAAGGCATCAAGTTCGCCATCAAGCTCTCCGAGACCAAAGCCCTGAAGCGCTACGGAGTGAAACTCGACAAGACTCCAGTGAAAGGCTGTGAGAAGATCAAATTTGGGTGCGACGCGTACTGGGAGTGCGCTGTGCGGATGCTGACCGCGCCGGAGAACCATCAGGCCGGCAGCTGCAAGATGGGGCCGAGGGGAGACCAGACTGCCGTCGTTGATAACCTTCTGCAG GTGCAAGGCCTGGACAGACTGAGGGTAGCCGACGCCAGCGTCATGCCCGCGGTCACGTCTGGCAACACCAACGCTCCCACCATTATGATCGGCGAGCGCGCCGCGGACTTCATCAAGCAGCGCTGGCTGTCCAACACACAA GCCCCGTTCCCGCTGAGCACGCACGGAGGCGTCAGCAACACGCTTCAAGCCAGCGACTCCCAGCTACACCCCGTCTGGCAGAGATACTAA